CATTGTGTCCAAAGTGTGTCGGCTGATCGGTCCAGCTTCTGCTGAAAATAGTTTTTGTAATGCGGTGGCAGCGAGGGTAATGGGTTGCTCGGGTCTTTTGATTTCCAGCATTCGGGAGAGAAAGATTAGGTATGTCTGTAAGAGGTCGAACCTGTCTTCTTTTGAAATGCTCAGTGGAATTTCGATAAGGAGGTCGTGAAAAATCTCGATTGGGTCATACGTGCTGCGGACAGTGTTCTCAACCTCGCGGAATGCTTCACGAAGGATGGAACCATAATTTGTGCAATCTTCCAGATCAAACAGCCCAAAGGCGAGTTCAAAATGACAGTATGTGTTTGATCCAACTGAGGCTTTGAAAGTGAAACGATCCGATTGACTCCAAGCAGGGTCCCGCCGAGCTGTGCCTACTATGATCTCGCGAAGATTGGCGTAGGTCTTTTCGGTCCATTCGTCTATTTGGTTTCCGTGAAGCAGGGATATGGTGAATGTGGCGGTATCCTGGGTAATATTGGGGTTCGAGCGGCCCGCGAGATGGTAAACAGAGCTGTTCTGGATGGGGACCTGGTTGGGGCGGCGTCGCCTGGCTGGTCTCCGGCATGTCGCCATTCCGCGGGAGGATTCTGCATGGATGCATTGTGCGCGACTTTGTCGATGTGCTTTCGTGTTGTATTTTCTCCAATTCCATTTCTGGAACTGTCGCTTGTACATCCTCTCACTGGCGGTGTTGGATGTCAGCAAGATCCGGTTCGGCGTTTGGGGGACACTGGCTTGGGAATACTCACGTGGCCGAGAAAGAATGCTCCTTTGACATGGTGTCAATGACGTCTTGAAGTGGAAGGTTCTCCTCGAGGTAAAGCTTTTGGATAGTGTCCTTCTTTGCGTCCCAATCTTCTTGGCTCTCGGGGCGAGAAACCCGGGTTTGACCGGTGGCGGTGGTTGGCCAAGTTGTGAGAGGAGCTggggctggtgctgggcggAATGCGAGTCCTTGCATCAGTCCCAATGCGCCGGGCGATGTGATGAGCTCGGTGTACTCGTCCGAGGTATCCCAGGGTTGAGGCTCTGATGCGGCCTGGTCACCGTTGAGGGTGCCGAGAAGCGTGAAATCCGCCGTCACGGTGGGGAACAAATTGAGGTCCATGGCTCAGGCTCTTCGGGTATGAGAGGGATGCGTTTATCGGATGCTGGGGCAGAGTAGTCAATGACGGTCTTGTCGTGTGAAAAGAAGAAGGTTTGAATGTGTGTTTTTGAGCTGGATTCCGGATGATTTGGGAAAGTGCTGCTTAAGGAAAACGGGAGTCTTATATGCCAATAGCTCTGTTTACGAGGGAATCGCGGCCATCGGGAGGGGCTCGACTGACGCAAGACAAGCAACGCAGCGCGAGGTGCTGACAACAGATTGGGCATCAGAACAAGGCATTCATGGTGCGCCTTGAACTGCGAGGTCTTTTTAAGTGTTGGCCGTCGAGGATTGGACGCCACTGCCACACTCGCATGCCAAGCAGTTGACCGTATCTCACTCTCAGGAAGGGCTGGTAAAAGCACCTCGCATAGAGCCAATGGAGTGGCTTCTACGCTGCTTGAAACGAACGCAATGTTTTTTTATAATCGTAAAAACAATGGTTCTTTTACGCGATCAACGACGGAGCCTTATGACTCTAATTACAAGCCATCATGCTGATCTTGCGATACTCTCCGGTTTTAGTCTAAGACGCAGCAGCCTATGTTTCCGTCTTGATGGGTGTTGATAAGCTGGATGAGAGGAGCAATACGATGGTTCGCCAGCCGGGGGCAACTGTTCGCAAAGTCGGCGGCCCCATTGTGTATAGTGTCTATATCTTAGATAACTGTGCGGCTAGCCATTAATCATTGGCGAATGGGCCGTGTTAGATATCACTGGCACGGCCTACCGCCAAACCAGGCAACCAGACTAAGAGCTGTGCCGCACTGAGGAAGGAGCCGAAGAGGTGAGGAGGCCGCTTCCCTCGGCCATCCTCGACCTAGCCATGTACACCCTCCGTCTCGCCCCGCCAGTCCTTGACGTCCTTCTCTCTTACTACATGCGTGTTGGTGTTCTTCTCTGCCAATTGACGAATTGTTGCTCAACTTCAACTTCTGCACATTGGCCCTTCCCGGCTTCATCATCTGTATAAGCCAGACACGGCTCTTGGAGCTCTCAACATGTCCCGCCCTCTTCCCCGAGAGGCAATGAACGAGCGGCCGAGGAAGCTTCGAAAGCAGATGCACCATGGCACCCTCTACTCCACGCCCCCGGTCCCCTCACGCCCCGATGCCTTTGCCTCGCTTCCGCCTTGCTGGCCGCCTGTCGACTGGTCCCTCGCCGACTTCTATCCTGGGCCCGCCATCTACGGGGAGCACGCCTGGTCACAGACCCATGGAGTTGGTCAGACAGACCACGCCTTTCCCAAACCTTTGCCCAGGGACGAACAGTCAGCACTTGCCTTCTTCCAGCCTGTTTCCCCCCTCGCCCAGGCACCGCTTCCCCCGGCTTGGAGCACCGTGTCCAGCGtcaccttctcctcgccttcTGTCGTCTCCCAGCCTTCCTCTGCCGGTTCGGGCTGCTCGCCGACCCGGAGAGACTTTCCGTACGAGTGGCCAACAAGGAAGGCGTCGCCTTCCGCCACCTCGTCCGTGACACAGACTGCCACCGAGCCATCGGGGAATCGCGCCCAAAGTCGCTTCGTCTGCCTCGGTCCCCAATGCGACGAGACCTTCGACCACGAGAAGGACTTCAAGTCTCACTGCAAGACGGTCCACACGCACACGTGCAACTGGGCAGGCTGTGACCAGCCAAGCTTCTCTACCAAGGACGGTCTTACCTGGCACGTCAAGTTTGAGCACCTTCTCATCTGTCCGGCTCCCGGTTGTACCGAGACTTCGTTCCAGACCAAACAAATCCTCGAGAGCCACATCAGATGTGCCCATCCGGAGGCTAGCGGCGAAGGGAACGGCAAAGGAAAGGAGCCAGCGGCGACATCCAA
This sequence is a window from Colletotrichum higginsianum IMI 349063 chromosome 8, whole genome shotgun sequence. Protein-coding genes within it:
- a CDS encoding N1-acetylpolyamine oxidase; protein product: MDLNLFPTVTADFTLLGTLNGDQAASEPQPWDTSDEYTELITSPGALGLMQGLAFRPAPAPAPLTTWPTTATGQTRVSRPESQEDWDAKKDTIQKLYLEENLPLQDVIDTMSKEHSFSAT